In bacterium, one DNA window encodes the following:
- a CDS encoding 50S ribosomal protein L28: MSRACDICGKGPQFGHSVSHAHNLTKRRFNPNLRNVRARHEGKVTNIRVCTRCIKAGKVVKVY; the protein is encoded by the coding sequence TTGTCGAGAGCTTGTGATATTTGCGGTAAGGGTCCCCAGTTTGGGCACAGTGTTTCGCACGCCCACAACCTGACCAAACGCCGCTTCAATCCGAATCTTCGCAACGTCCGCGCCCGTCACGAGGGCAAGGTTACGAATATTCGCGTCTGCACCCGCTGCATCAAAGCCGGTAAAGTCGTCAAAGTCTACTAA